The sequence below is a genomic window from Oscillospiraceae bacterium.
GGCCGAGGGCGTCGCCCTGTACGGCCTTATCGTGGCCCTGCTGCTCCTGTTCGTGTAGAGCTATGCGCTACTTCGTCATCACCGACAGCACCGACACCCTGGTGGGCCTGCGTCTGGCGGGCATCGAGGGGGTGGTGGTGCGGGAGGACGGCGAGATCCGCGCCGCCGTCGAGAAGGCCGCCCGCGACCCGGAGATCGGCGTGCTGCTGATCACCGAGGATCTCTCCGCGCGCTGCGCGGACCTGATCGCCCCGTTGAAGCTCACCGCCCACACGCCCCTGGTGGTGGAGATCCCCGACCGGCACAGCGGGGGCCGCGCCCCCGACTCCATCACCCGCTACATCCGGGAGGCCATCGGCGTCAAAATTTGAGAGGTGCACTATGCCAGAAATGACAAAAAAACTGGACCGCTTTACCGCCGCGATTCTGGCCGAGGCCACCGCCGAGACCGAGCGGACGCTGGACGACCTGAAAAAGAAGCGCGCCGCCGCCCTGGACCAGGCTGAGGACCGCATCCTGCTGGAGGCCTTCCACTACATCAAAAACGAGGTGGCGGCCATCCGGGCGGAGACGGGGCGCTCGGTCTCCCGCCACATGCTGGACAACAAGCGCGCGCTCTACCTGCGGCGGGAGGAGATCTCCCAGGAGGTCTTTGGCCTGGTGCGCGGCAGGCTGGAGGCATACACCGCCGCCCCCGCCTACGCCGAACGGCTGGCCGGGCTGTACCGCCAGGCGCTGGACACCCTTAAGGGCGCGGACGACGTGCGCGTCTACCTGCGCCCGGCCGACCTGCCCCTGGCCGGCGGGCTGCGCCGGGCCGTGCCCGGCCGGGAGGCCGAATTTGAGGCGGGCGACTTCACCCTGGGCGGGCTGGTGGCCGAGTCGGCCGGCCTGGGCCTGCGGGTGGACGCCACCTTCGACAACGCCATGGAGGAGCTCTCCGGCCACTTCGCCGAGCTCTTCGGCCTGTCCCTATCCGACGACGACGAATAATTGAGAATGGATAATTGACAATTGAGAATTGGAGCGCGGCCCTTCGTCCTCCATTATCAATTCTCCATTATCAATTCTCAATTATCCATTATCAATTCCACAAGGACTGGTGCTTATGAGCGGAAACCAATATCAGATATACGGCGTGAACGGCCCCGTGGTCACCGTGAAGGGCGGCAGGGGCCTGGCCATGATGGACATGGTGAACGTGGGGGACGAGGGCCTGATCGGAGAGGTCGTGGGCGTGGATGGGGATACCACCACCATCCAGGTCTACGAGGAGACCTCCGGCCTGGCCCCCGGCCAGCCCGTCGCGGGCCAGGGCGCGCCCATGTCCATTCTGCTGGGGCCCGGCCTGCTGTCCAATATCTTCGACGGCATCGCCCGCCCCCTGCGGGTCATTGAGGCGCGCAGCGGCCCCTTCATCGGCCGCGGCCTCAACATCCCCACGCTGGATTTGGAAAAGCGGTGGGACGTGACCGTCACGGTCAGGGAGGGCCAGCAGCTCAAGGCCGGGGACGAGTACGCCCAGTGCCCCGAGACCACCCTCATCCGCCACCGCTGCCTGCTGCCCGGCGGGCTGTCCGGCACCGTGACCCGGGCCGTCCCCGACGGGGCGTACACCGTGGACGACGTGCTGTGCGAGCTGACCGACGGCAAGGGCCGTGTGCATTTACTGAAGCTCTCCCAGCGCTGGCCCATCCGCCGGGCCCGGCCCATGGGGGCGCGCCTGCCCATCGACCGCCCCCTCATCACCGGCCAGCGCATCATCGACACCCTCTTCCCCATCGGCAAGGGGGGCGCCGCCGCCATCCCCGGCCCCTTCGGCGCGGGCAAGACCATGACCCAGCACCAGCTGGCCAAGTGGTCGGACGCCGACATCATCGTCTACCTGGGCTGCGGCGAGCGGGGCAACGAGATGACCCAGGCTTTGGAGGAGTTCTCCGAGCTGCTGGACCCCAAGAGCCGTCAGCCCCTGATGAACCGCACCATCCTCATCGCCAACACCTCCAACATGCCCGTGGCCGCCCGCGAGGCGTCGGTCTACACCGGCATGACCATCGCCGAATACTACCGGGACATGGGCTACCACGTGGCCCTGATGGCCGACTCCACCTCCCGCTGGGCCGAGGCCCTGCGCGAGATCTCCGGGCGGCTGGAGGAGATGCCCGCCGAGGAGGGCTTCCCCGCCTACCTGGCCTCCCGCCTGGCCGAGTTCTACGAGCGGGCGGGCTACGTGCGCACGCTGGAGGGCAGGGAGGGCAGCGTCACCGTCATCGGCGCCGTCTCCCCCCAGGGCGGCGACTTCTCCGAGCCGGTCACCCAGAACACCAAGCGCTACGTGCGCACCTTCTGGGGCCTGGACCGCGCCCTGGCCTACGCCCGCCACTTCCCCTCCATCAACTGGCTGACCTCCTACTCGGAGTACGCCACCGACCTCAAGCCCTGGTACGACGCCAACGTGGGGGCCAACTTCGTCTCCTGCCGCCAGCGCATCGCCAACCTGCTCCAGGAGGAGGCCAAGCTGATGGAGATCGTCAAGCTCATCGGCGCGGACATCCTGCCTGAGGATCAGAAGCTGACCATCGAGACGGCCAAGCTCATCCGCGTGGGCTTTTTGCAGCAGAACGCCTACCACGACATCGACACCTACGTGCCCCTGCCCAAGCAGCTGCGCATGATGGAGCTGATCCTCCAGCTCTACGACGGGGCAAAGGGCCTGCTGGAGCGCTCCATCCCCATGTCCCAGCTCATCGCCACCGGGATTTTCGAGACGCTGGTGAAGATGAAGTACGAGGTGCCCAACGACCAGCTGGAGAAGTTCGACGGCTACGCCAGGCAGATTGAGGACGCCGTCCGCCGGGTGGACCAGGCAAACCAATAATCGGGGTGATTGCATGAGACTTGAATATATCGGCCTGTGGTCGCTGTCCGGCTCCCTGATCGCCCTGAAGGGGGTGGAGGGGGTCTCCTACGACGAGATGGCGGAGATCACCCTGGCCGGGGGGGAGCGGCGCTACGGCCGCGTCATCCTCATCGACGGGGACCGGGTGGTGCTCCAGGTCTTCGAGGGCACCAAGGGCATCTCGCTGGAGAACGCCCGCACCCACTTTACCGGCCGGCCCATGGACATCGCCCTGTCCAAGGAGATGCTGGGCCGGATCTTCGACGGCGCGGGCCGCCCCATCGACGGCCTGGGGGAGATCTACCCCGAGGAGCGGCGGGACATCAACGGCTCAGCCATCAACCCCGTCTCCCGCCAGTACCCCAGAAGCTGCATCTACACCGGCATTTCCGCCATCGACGGCACCTCCACCCTGATCCGGGGGCAGAAGCTGCCCATCTTCTCCGGCTCGGGCATGAAGCACAACGAGCTGGCCGCCCAGATCGTCCGCCAGGCCAAGGTGGCGGGCGAGGACGGGGAGTTCGCCATCGTCTTCGCGGCCATGGGCGTGAAAAACGACACCGCCGAGTTCTTCCGCCGCAACTTTGAGGAGGCGGGCGCCCTCCAGCGGGTGGTCATGTTCCTCAACCTGGCCTCCGACCCCATCATCGAGCGCATCCTCACCCCCCGCTGCGCCCTGACGGCGGCGGAGTACCTGGCCTTCAACCACGGCTACCACGTGCTGGTCATCATGACCGACATGACCTCCTACTGCGAGGCCGTGCGCGAGTTCTCCTCCTCCAAGGGGGAGATCCCCTCCCGCAAGGGCTTCCCGGCCTACCTGTACTCCGACCTGGCCTCCCTCTATGAGCGGGCGGGCATGATCCGGGGCCGCTCCGGCTCCGTGACCCAGGTGCCCATCCTCACCATGCCCAACGACGACATCACCCACCCCATCCCCGACCTGACCGGGTACATCACCGAGGGGCAGATCGTGCTGGACCGGGACATGGAGCTGCAGGGCCTCTACCCCCCCGTGGCCATCCTGCCCTCCCTCTCCCGCCTGATGAAGGACGGCATCGGCGAGGGCTTCACCCGCGCCGACCACCCCGCCTTATCCAATCAGCTCTTCGCCTCCTACTCCAAGGTGCAGGACGCCCGGAGCCTGGCCTCGGTCATCGGCGAGGACGAGCTCAGTGATCTCGACAAGCAGTACCTGGAGTTCGGCAGGCTCTTCGAGCACCTGTTTATTGCCCAGGACATGACTCACAGCCGCACCATCGACCAGACCCTGGACTTGGGCTGGAAGCTGCTGACCCTGCTGCCCAAGTCCGAGCTGGACCGGGTGGACGCCGCCACCGTGGACGCCCACTACGTGGAGGGGGCCTACAAGACCATCCTGGAGGGCGGGGAGTAGGCTCCCCGCCCGACCCATCATTTCGCAGAGGAGGCGACGCCTGATGGCCGCCATACTGCCCACCAAGGGCAACCTGATGTCCGCCAAGCGCTCCCGCGCCCTGGCCTCCACGGGCTACGAGCTGCTGGACCGCAAGCGCAACATCCTCATACGGGAGATGATGGGCCTGATGGACACCGCCAAGGCGGTGCAGGACCAGATCGACGTGGTCTTTACCGAGGCCTACGCCGCCCTCCAGAAGGCCAATATCAGCCTGGGCATCTGCGACCGGATCGCCGAGTCGGTGGCCGTGGACGAGAGCCTGACCATCCAGTACCGCTCCGTGATGGGGGTGGAGCTGCCCCACATCCCCGACCGCTCCCCGCCCCCCAGGCCGGAGTACGGCTTCGCCTCCACCAGCTCCGCCCTGGACGACGCGTATATCAAGTTCCACAGGGTGAAGGAGCTCACCCGGCAGCTGGCCGAGGTGGAGACCTCCATCTACCGCCTGGCCGAGTCCATCCGCAAGACCCAGAAGCGGGCCAACGCCCTGCAAAACATCGTCATCCCCAACTTCGACCGCACCGTGCGCTTCATCACCGACGCGCTGGAGGAGAAGGAGCGGGAGGAGTTCGTCCGCCTGAAGGTGATCAAGGCAAACAAAGCGCATCAGGCAAGGTAGGCCGCCGGGATACCCGGCGGCCCCTTTTTTTCCGGATTCTACACCCGCCCGCCTTGACAGAATTTCGTCGCCTCTCTATAATATTTTACAGGAGGAAATAAACCGTATCGTATAAAAAGGAGGCGCGTACCATGTCCGATCGGGAAGAGGAGTTTTCCAACCTGATGGAGAATATGTACGTCATTCTCCGGCTCATGAACAAGTACAACATGCCACGCCACTACGGCACCGAGGACGAGCTCTACCTCAACGAGGTACATACCCTCAAGTGCATCGCCGAGCACCCCGGCATCAGCCTGTC
It includes:
- a CDS encoding V-type ATP synthase subunit B; translation: MRLEYIGLWSLSGSLIALKGVEGVSYDEMAEITLAGGERRYGRVILIDGDRVVLQVFEGTKGISLENARTHFTGRPMDIALSKEMLGRIFDGAGRPIDGLGEIYPEERRDINGSAINPVSRQYPRSCIYTGISAIDGTSTLIRGQKLPIFSGSGMKHNELAAQIVRQAKVAGEDGEFAIVFAAMGVKNDTAEFFRRNFEEAGALQRVVMFLNLASDPIIERILTPRCALTAAEYLAFNHGYHVLVIMTDMTSYCEAVREFSSSKGEIPSRKGFPAYLYSDLASLYERAGMIRGRSGSVTQVPILTMPNDDITHPIPDLTGYITEGQIVLDRDMELQGLYPPVAILPSLSRLMKDGIGEGFTRADHPALSNQLFASYSKVQDARSLASVIGEDELSDLDKQYLEFGRLFEHLFIAQDMTHSRTIDQTLDLGWKLLTLLPKSELDRVDAATVDAHYVEGAYKTILEGGE
- a CDS encoding V-type ATP synthase subunit F — encoded protein: MRYFVITDSTDTLVGLRLAGIEGVVVREDGEIRAAVEKAARDPEIGVLLITEDLSARCADLIAPLKLTAHTPLVVEIPDRHSGGRAPDSITRYIREAIGVKI
- the atpA_3 gene encoding V-type ATP synthase alpha chain codes for the protein MSGNQYQIYGVNGPVVTVKGGRGLAMMDMVNVGDEGLIGEVVGVDGDTTTIQVYEETSGLAPGQPVAGQGAPMSILLGPGLLSNIFDGIARPLRVIEARSGPFIGRGLNIPTLDLEKRWDVTVTVREGQQLKAGDEYAQCPETTLIRHRCLLPGGLSGTVTRAVPDGAYTVDDVLCELTDGKGRVHLLKLSQRWPIRRARPMGARLPIDRPLITGQRIIDTLFPIGKGGAAAIPGPFGAGKTMTQHQLAKWSDADIIVYLGCGERGNEMTQALEEFSELLDPKSRQPLMNRTILIANTSNMPVAAREASVYTGMTIAEYYRDMGYHVALMADSTSRWAEALREISGRLEEMPAEEGFPAYLASRLAEFYERAGYVRTLEGREGSVTVIGAVSPQGGDFSEPVTQNTKRYVRTFWGLDRALAYARHFPSINWLTSYSEYATDLKPWYDANVGANFVSCRQRIANLLQEEAKLMEIVKLIGADILPEDQKLTIETAKLIRVGFLQQNAYHDIDTYVPLPKQLRMMELILQLYDGAKGLLERSIPMSQLIATGIFETLVKMKYEVPNDQLEKFDGYARQIEDAVRRVDQANQ
- the atpD_2 gene encoding V-type ATP synthase subunit D produces the protein MAAILPTKGNLMSAKRSRALASTGYELLDRKRNILIREMMGLMDTAKAVQDQIDVVFTEAYAALQKANISLGICDRIAESVAVDESLTIQYRSVMGVELPHIPDRSPPPRPEYGFASTSSALDDAYIKFHRVKELTRQLAEVETSIYRLAESIRKTQKRANALQNIVIPNFDRTVRFITDALEEKEREEFVRLKVIKANKAHQAR